CTTCCGCCCGCGTCGGCGGCACTGGCCGAAATCGTCGTCACGGCGAGCGCCGAACGCGGCACCATCAATGAAGCGGTGGACCAGCAGCGCACGGCCACCGGCGTCGTGAACTCCATCACCGCGGAGCAGATTGCCAAGAGCCCAGACGGCAACGCCGCGCAGGCCGTCCAGCGCGTGAGTGGCGTGACGGTGACGGACGGCCGTTACATCGCCGTGCGCGGACTTGGCGAACGCTACACGACGAGTTCCCTGAACGGCGCGCGCGTCCCGAGCCCGGAACCGGAAAAGCGCATGGTGCCGCTCGATCTCTTCCCCGCCGGACTCGTGCAGTCCATCACGACCTCCAAGACCTTCACGCCGGACCAGCAGGGCGACTTTTCCGGTGCGCAGGTGGACATCAAGACGCGCGAATTTCCGGCGCGGCGTAGCTGGTCACTGAACCTCGGCAGCGGTTACGAATCCGACGCGACGGGCGCCAGCATTCTCAGCCCAGGCACGAGCGGTGGCGAAGGCATGGCGATGGTGAACCATGGGCGTGACTTGCCGTCGCTCGTGGAGTCGGTGGGCAATTTCGCGGGGCGCACACTGTCGCAGGGCGACAAGAACCTGCTCGTGAGTCAGTTCCGCAACTCGTGGATGCCGAAGGCCGCGACCGGCGCGCCGCTCGTCAACGGGTCGTTTTCGTTCGGTGGCAACGACCCGTTGCTGTTCGGCCACCGTCTCGGATATCTGCTTTCGGCGACGATCAGCTCGTCGACGGACAGGAAGAACAACCAGGTGCGCGCGCTCGCCGACCGCGGCCCCGTGCGCGGCGAAACGATCGAACTCGACAAGTTCACCGGGGAGAGCGCACAGCAGAGCGTGTTATGGGGAGGACTTGCGAACCTGAGCACGATGATCGGCAACGGCTCGCGCCTTTCCATTAATACTTTATACAACCGCACGGCCGACAACACCGCGCGCATCGAAACCGGCTACCTGAGCGCCAACGACAACCGCGCCAAGATTACGCGCATGCAATACGTAGAGCGTGCGGTGCATTCCCTGCAGCTGGCCGGCGACCATCAGTTCGGCGACCGGCATCACGTCGAGTGGGCAGGCACGGTGAGCGGCGTGCGCCGCTCCGAGCCGGACAAGTCGGAGTTCGTGCAGGTGATCGAGCGGGACACACCGGCCGGCCCGGACGTGCTGCGCTGGTTCGGCAGCGGCAACGGCGGCGCGGTCCGCACGTTCTCGGACCTCGCGGAAAACAGCCGGGAGTTCAGCGCCAAGTACGCCCTGTCGTTCGGCGACGCCGGTCGCCAGTCGACGGTGAAGATCGGCACGCTGCTCCGGTCGACGGACCGCAGCGCCGACAATCGCGCCTTCAATATCAATGGCCGCGGGCTGTCGAACGCCACGCGCGAACTCGCGCCCGAACAACTGTTTGACGGTCGCTTCACGCAGGCGACCTCGGCGGTGTTCGACATCGGCCCGCTGTCACAGGGCGGTGCGTACGATGCCCACGACCAACTGTCGGCGACGTTCGCGATGGCCGAGGTGCCGGTCGGCACGCGGCTCCGCGTGATCGGCGGGGCGCGCTACGAACTCGACCACCTTGGCGTGAACGCGACGTCGACGCTCGGCCGCTCGGTGAGCACACGAAAAGTCTGGGCCGACGTGCTGCCGTCCCTCGCGGTGAACTACAAGCTCACCGAGACGCAGCAGCTGCGCCTGGCCGCGTCGCGCACGCTGGCGCGCCCCGAGTACCGTGAGCTGTCGCCGATCATCAGCCGCGACGTGGTGGGCGGCGACGATCTGCAGGGTGACGAAAACCTCAAGCGCACCAACGTCACGAACGTGGACGTGCGATGGGAATGGTATCCGAACGCCGGCGAGTTGATCAGCATCGCGGTCTTCGGGAAGCAGTTCACAAACCCTATCGAACGCGTCTATCGCGCGTCGTCGAGCGCGCGTCAGGTGCTGTACGCGAACGCCGAACGCGCCGACAACTTTGGCGTGGAACTCGAAGCGCGGAAGGATCTCGGCTTCCTCGGCCGCCCATTGGCGCCGTTCGCTGTATTCAGCAACGTCACCGTGATGTCGAGCCAGATTCACCTCTCGGCGGCCGCGGGCGCGAGCCTCACGAACTTGAGCCGCCGCATGGTGGGGCAAGCTCCCTATGTGATCAATGGCGGGTTGACATACACCAGTAACCGCGGCTCGTCGACGGCCACCCTGCTGTTCAACCGGGTGGGCGAACGCATCGACGTGGCCGGAGAGTCTCCGTTGCCTGATGTGGTGATCAAGCCGCGCAACGTCATGGATCTCTCGCTCCGCCTCGGCGTCACCGCCGCGGTGACGATTCGCGCGGACGTGCGCAATCTGCTTGACGCGCCCTACGAGACCATGCAGGGAACGGTAACGCGCGAGCGGTATCTGGCGGGCCGCACCATTCAGGCGGGCGTGCAGTTCCGGCCGTAGCACCCGAGGTCGTGACGGTGTCGTGACGGTGACGACACCGGACGAATACACTTGGGCATTTGTTTTGAGGGCGGAGCGGCGCTGGTGCGCCGCTCCGCCCTGTTTCATACGACACCCACCGCATCCATCACACCGAGGTTTTCGCATGTCCGTGTCCCGTCGAGCGCTGACAACCGCGTTGGCATTCATTTCGTTCGTCGCCGCGTGCAGCAGCGACAAGACTACCGCTCCATCGGCGCCGAACCCAGTGCTCGGCGCGTCCGCGTCGGCCAAGAGCGCCAGTTCGGTGCAGGTGACGTTCGCCAGCGTCGCCGGTGATGTGAGCTACGATCTCGAGCGCGCCGAGGGCGCGACGGGCACGTTTGCCGCGGTCACGAACATCGCCGCGCCGGCCACCGCCGGTGTGGTGAACTACACCGACGCGAACCTCAAGGTGAGCACGTTGTACAGGTACCGCCTGTATGCGAACAAGAACAGTCTAAAGAGCATCGCGTCGGGCGAGTTCACGGCGACGACGCTGGCGTTCGGCAACGCCGCCGCGACGATCAACACCGACATCACGGCGAACCGCACGCTCTACGCCGACACCGCCTACACGCTGCAGGGCTTCATCCACGTGGCCAACGGCGCCACGCTGACCATCCAGCCCGGCACGACGATCAAGGGCGACTTCAACACGGTGGGCTCGTCGCTCTTCGTGCTGCGCGGCGCCAAGATTCAGGCCGTGGGCACGGCGGACGCTCCGATTGTCTTCACGTCGTCGCGCGCCGCCGGCCAGCGTCAGCCCGGTGACTGGGGCGGCCTGCTGATCATCGGCAACGCCATCGACAACCGTAGCGGTGTCGTGAACATCGAAGGCACCGGCACAGACGGCGCGACGGTCGCCGGCGGCAAGAACTACTTCGTTCAGTACAACGGCGGCACGGTCGCCACCGACAACTCCGGCACATTGCAGTACGTGCGCGTCGAGTTTGGCGGCTACGCGACGCTGATCGATCAGGAGTTCAACGCCTTCACGTTCGCGGCGGTGGGTTCGGGCACGCGCGTGTCGTACACGGAAGCGATGGCCGGCCTCGATGACTCGTACGAGTTCTTCGGCGGCGGCTTCGATATCGACCACATCGTCGCCTACGAAACGGCAGACGACATGTTCGACATGTCCGAAGGCTGGTCGGGGCGCATGCAGTTTCTGATCGGCTACAACTCGGTGCAGCTGACGCCGCGCACCGGCGCGGGCTTCTATTCGGTGGACATTGAAGGCATCGAAAATGACGGCTGCAACGGCACCGGTTGCGACCTCGGCTTCAACACCGCGCCGTTCACCATTCC
The genomic region above belongs to Gemmatimonadota bacterium and contains:
- a CDS encoding TonB-dependent receptor, translated to MTRRTILGVLLLLAVVSHRSAAQALPSGRITGRVIDAATGHALHDVVVQVVGTTLGGATNVDGRYRLQGVVPGTVTLYFRRIGYAAKTVTGLMLAPGSNLEQDVALPPASAALAEIVVTASAERGTINEAVDQQRTATGVVNSITAEQIAKSPDGNAAQAVQRVSGVTVTDGRYIAVRGLGERYTTSSLNGARVPSPEPEKRMVPLDLFPAGLVQSITTSKTFTPDQQGDFSGAQVDIKTREFPARRSWSLNLGSGYESDATGASILSPGTSGGEGMAMVNHGRDLPSLVESVGNFAGRTLSQGDKNLLVSQFRNSWMPKAATGAPLVNGSFSFGGNDPLLFGHRLGYLLSATISSSTDRKNNQVRALADRGPVRGETIELDKFTGESAQQSVLWGGLANLSTMIGNGSRLSINTLYNRTADNTARIETGYLSANDNRAKITRMQYVERAVHSLQLAGDHQFGDRHHVEWAGTVSGVRRSEPDKSEFVQVIERDTPAGPDVLRWFGSGNGGAVRTFSDLAENSREFSAKYALSFGDAGRQSTVKIGTLLRSTDRSADNRAFNINGRGLSNATRELAPEQLFDGRFTQATSAVFDIGPLSQGGAYDAHDQLSATFAMAEVPVGTRLRVIGGARYELDHLGVNATSTLGRSVSTRKVWADVLPSLAVNYKLTETQQLRLAASRTLARPEYRELSPIISRDVVGGDDLQGDENLKRTNVTNVDVRWEWYPNAGELISIAVFGKQFTNPIERVYRASSSARQVLYANAERADNFGVELEARKDLGFLGRPLAPFAVFSNVTVMSSQIHLSAAAGASLTNLSRRMVGQAPYVINGGLTYTSNRGSSTATLLFNRVGERIDVAGESPLPDVVIKPRNVMDLSLRLGVTAAVTIRADVRNLLDAPYETMQGTVTRERYLAGRTIQAGVQFRP